In Anabrus simplex isolate iqAnaSimp1 chromosome 12, ASM4041472v1, whole genome shotgun sequence, a genomic segment contains:
- the LOC136884228 gene encoding heterogeneous nuclear ribonucleoprotein A3 homolog 2: MSLLHYTVALMVIGTAAVVLAGSGGGDHKHVHFKIYVPKFINKRHHTKTVFVHVGGGGHTKWSPGHEEVEDHHQVGGFGHEYGHGGGGGGGFGHYQSGFGHGGFGASGHGGFGGGHGGFSGGHGGFSGGHGGFSGGHGGGHEGFGEHHSFGGSGGHYGGAGHGWR, encoded by the exons ATGTCTCTGCTACACTACACG GTGGCCTTGATGGTGATCGGCACTGCAGCCGTGGTTCTTGCGGGAAGTGGAGGGGGAGACCATAAGCA TGTACATTTCAAGATTTACGTTCCAAAATTCATCAACAAGCGCCATCATACCAAAACTGTGTTCGTCCACGTTGGAGGTGGAGGGCATACCAAATGGTCACCAGGCCACGAAGAAGTTGAGGATCACCATCAAGTCGGAGGATTTGGTCACGAGTATGGTCACggtggaggaggcggaggaggattTGGACATTACCAATCAGGATTTGGTCACGGAGGATTCGGAGCTAGTGGCCATGGAGGATTTGGCGGTGGTCACGGAGGATTCAGCGGCGGTCATGGAGGATTCAGCGGCGGTCATGGAGGATTCAGCGGCGGCCATGGCGGTGGACATGAAGGATTCGGAGAACATCACAGCTTTGGAGGAAGTGGTGGTCACTATGGAGGTGCAGGTCATGG GTGGCGGTGA